One window of Cohnella hashimotonis genomic DNA carries:
- a CDS encoding DNA-binding protein — MNVFEDWNLKVKKTFNATSNIVVLTVTEAGGLLGLSKDQMKIFVDKYKLTKVPIMRSAHRYLLLKCEIDDIVANRAI, encoded by the coding sequence ATGAACGTTTTTGAAGACTGGAATCTAAAAGTAAAAAAGACGTTTAATGCGACGAGCAATATAGTTGTATTAACCGTTACGGAGGCAGGAGGATTACTTGGCCTCTCCAAAGACCAAATGAAGATTTTCGTGGATAAATATAAATTAACAAAAGTCCCGATCATGAGAAGTGCCCATAGATATCTGCTGCTGAAGTGTGAAATAGACGATATTGTAGCGAACAGGGCCATTTAG